The Mixophyes fleayi isolate aMixFle1 chromosome 1, aMixFle1.hap1, whole genome shotgun sequence genome includes a region encoding these proteins:
- the ZDHHC8 gene encoding palmitoyltransferase ZDHHC8, with product MPSSTGKRFKPTKYIPVSTAAALLVGSTTLFFVFTCPWLTREISPAIPVYNGLVFLFVLANFSMATFMDPGIFPRADEDEDKDDDFRAPLYKNVEIKRIQVRMKWCATCHFYRPPRCSHCSVCDNCVEDFDHHCPWVNNCIGRRNYRYFFLFLLSLSTHMVGIFSFGLIFVLHHLEVLGEAHTSITISVMCVAGLFFIPVIGLTGFHIVLVVRGRTTNEQVTGKFRGGVNPFTRGCCGNIQHVLCSPLSPRYVVEPKKKQPITLKPPFIRQDLSERQITVKISDNGIQANLHRSKSKGSLDGINEKSLDIQPPLLTKCDPTKYSDMKATLGSSEESGLSPKMMSPPTPAMYKYRPGFGANPKVHYHPATEQIAMQEGLKDSVFLEEDCRSHDYQSEPNLDLTEYRKNSLHKSYQSSPLQLDNFTANSRSLSLKNSGRRESEKVPLQMVKSEGDTTAPYKSVFSPNALSNRNGSLSYDSLLNPMSPASGKCTAHTATGSVGYHSPYMSAKMCHLRGAERQPMQSFSPVLSRAAGHPREPSPVRYDNLSKSIMASIQERKEMEEREKLLHSHTDSVFADSGVYDTPSTYSLQQVSSLSDNPRAASVRYGSKDNLLTGAASFSSRNPILQSSVSSLSSAVSRAPRTSTTSLQADLANNNIQSHQPLQGRISNGSYKSPSHQVPSSPSGIPRSPSYGGAKAVTFLNTMGFVEGPSMAVQREDLKAPHSKINGQPKALSRPECRLGSTSSSQSTATLSPSRHSSVKKVSGVGGTTYEISV from the exons GTGTCCCTGGCTAACTAGAGAAATATCTCCAGCCATCCCAGTGTACAATGGGCTCGTGTTCCTGTTTGTGTTGGCAAATTTCAGCATGGCAACCTTTATGGATCCTGGTATCTTCCCAAGAG CTGATGAAGATGAAGATAAGGATGATGATTTCCGGGCTCCCCTCTACAAGAATGTGGAGATCAAAAGAATACAAGTACGGATGAAGTGGTGCGCAACATGCCACTTTTATCGCCCGCCTCGCTGTTCACATTGCAGCGTCTGTGACAACTGTGTGGAG GATTTTGATCATCACTGCCCTTGGGTGAATAACTGCATAGGACGCAGAAACTATCGCTATTTCTTCCTGTTCTTGCTGTCACTGAGCACACACATGGTCGGAATCTTCTCATTTGGCCTCATATTTGTCCTACACCATCTGGAGGTGCTGGGAGAAGCCCATACAAGTATTAC GATATCAGTAATGTGTGTGGCTGGCCTATTTTTCATCCCGGTTATCGGCCTTACGGGTTTCCATATTGTTCTTGTTGTTCGAGGCCGCACCACCAATGAACAG GTGACTGGGAAGTTCCGTGGAGGTGTTAACCCTTTCACCAGAGGATGCTGTGGTAACATACAACATGTGTTGTGTAGTCCATTATCACCCAG GTATGTGGTTGAACCAAAGAAGAAGCAGCCAATTACTCTCAAACCTCCGTTTATCCGTCAAGATTTGTCCGAAAGGCAGATAACCGTCAAGATCAGCGACAATGGCATCCAAGCTAACTTGCACCGCTCTAAG tCTAAAGGAAGTCTGGATGGTATAAATGAAAAATCTCTGGATATACAGCCGCCTCTACTTACTAAGTGTGACCCCACCAAATATTCAGACATGAAAGCAACCCTGGGAAGCAGTGAAG AAAGCGGATTGTCGCCAAAAATGATGAGCCCCCCAACTCCGGCCATGTACAAATATCGTCCAGGGTTTGGAGCTAATCCAAAAGTACACTACCATCCAGCAACAGAGCAG aTTGCAATGCAAGAAGGTCTCAAGGACAGTGTGTTCTTAGAGGAAGATTGCCGGAGTCATGATTATCAATCGGAGCCCAACCTAGACCTCACAGAGTATCGCAAGAACTCCCTACATAAGTCATACCAGTCATCTCCATTGCAGCTCGACAACTTCACTGCCAACTCGCGTTCCCTGAGCCTGAAGAACTCTGGGCGTCGCGAGTCAGAGAAAGTTCCCCTCCAAATGGTAAAGTCAGAAGGTGACACTACTGCACCATACAAGAGTGTGTTTTCCCCCAACGCCCTGTCTAACCGCAATGGGAGCTTATCTTATGACAGTTTGCTTAACCCTATGTCTCCTGCATCTGGTAAATGCACTGCACACACTGCCACTGGTTCTGTGGGATACCACTCACCATATATGTCTGCCAAAATGTGCCACCTACGAGGAGCAGAGCGGCAACCTATGCAGAGTTTTAGCCCTGTATTGAGCAGGGCAGCTGGACATCCGAGAGAGCCTTCTCCAGTGCGTTACGACAACCTCTCCAAATCCATTATGGCCTCAATCCAGGAAAGGAAGGAGATGGAGGAACGAGAGAAGCTGCTACATTCTCATACAGATTCTGTGTTTGCAGACTCAGGGGTCTATGATACCCCGAGCACATACAGCTTACAGCAGGTCAGCTCACTCTCCGATAACCCACGTGCTGCTTCAGTCCGGTATGGTTCAAAGGACAATCTTCTGACTGGGGCTGCTAGTTTCAGCTCTAGGAACCCTATACTCCAGTCCTCTGTATCCTCTCTTTCTAGTGCAGTCTCAAGAGCCCCTAGGACTTCCACCACATCTTTACAGGCTGACCTAGCCAATAACAATATCCAGAGTCACCAGCCCTTGCAAGGGCGGATTAGTAATGGGTCCTACAAGTCCCCTAGCCATCAAGTTCCATCTTCACCTTCTGGAATTCCTAGGTCGCCCTCTtatgggggagcaaaagcagtcaCATTTCTTAATACCATGGGATTTGTAGAAGGACCTTCCATGGCAGTTCAGAG GGAGGATCTGAAGGCACCTCATAGTAAAATAAACGGACAGCCAAAGGCATTATCGAGGCCAGAGTGTCGACTGGGATCCACTTCTAGCTCACAGAGTACCGCCACATTGAGTCCTTCCAGGCATTCTAGTGTTAAGAAGGTTTCTGGAGTTGGAGGCACTACATACGAAATATCTGTGTAG